In the genome of Artemia franciscana chromosome 16, ASM3288406v1, whole genome shotgun sequence, the window AAATCCAAGATATGGTTATAGTGAATGTTTACCTCCCTACGGACTATCGTGATTATCGATCAGATAGACTGTTTGCCATAAGTATTGCAAGGCTATTGAAGtgtattgataaaataaaaaagtatggaCTTTCGTGTCTGATAACAggtgactttaactgtgatCTTGAAAACCTGAGCGGCAATAACAGTTCAAGTTCTAATCGTGCTAATATGTTACTTGGTATGGTAGGTGATGAATTTATACTTGCGTCtaagaataagaattttttatatattcataattTGGGCAGTATATCAAACCTAGATCATGTTACGCATACTCGATCAGTTACACCGAGTGAGGCTCTTGTTTCTGATTCAAATTTTACATCAGACCATTTTCcgttgtttttcaatattgatttaaatGCTAATGTTTCGCCTCCTCCTGGAAGGCTCCAGAAGCGGccttattttgtttgtgattgGAAACGTGCGTCTATGAGCTCATTTCAGTCGACTTGTGATGAACTTGCTTCAAAAATCCGTGTTCCGTTTGATCTGCTGATGGTTAGTTAAAAGAACTATCCGGGGTCACTCCATGTCAAGTCAACCAGGTCATGTAACCCACCTCTttagatcttgatgaaacttggcacAATTATTGCATTTGCTATCCTAttgataaataccaaattttatttctctatctattatgttttttttttctacacatTTATTAATTGTCTTAATTCAACGTGATTTTAAGCCTTGGATTTCGCGTCTTGCAATTTAACCTGTACAGCAGAGCGATAGGTTTCAACTGTCTGGTTTCATCGCCTTCATTGATTTTGTTGCCGCATTTGACTCCCTTGTCAGGACTGAGCTTTGAAAGATTATAGTAGAAAACAGTGTCCCAGTGGAACTGATTTAGATAATCAAGGGAGCCGATGAGTCTACAGTTACAAGAGTCCGAACTGCTGATGGCGAAACGATGGAATTTTACATTACGTCAGGGGTCAAACCCGGGGTGGCCTGTTTTTCCTGCCCTGTTCAATTACATAATCGAGTGGATAATAGCGAATTTGCTTTACACCTACAAAGGGTTTGTTGTCGGTCAGAGAGAAGACAACCCAATCGCCCTGATAGACCTTAACTTTGCGGACAATGTGGATCTCATGAGTATCTCTTTGGCTGAACTGCAAAAGAAGGTCAACGATGTCTCATGTACATCAAAGAAAGCTGGCCTCATGATAAGCAAGTCTAAAACAAAAGTCATGAAAGCCAACGCCCCAAACCACCCAGATATCCATTTAGAGGGTGAAACCATTGAGACTATTAAATAGTTCTGCTACCTTGGTTCTGTCCTAACTCTGGATGGAGATGCTTAAGCTGACGTTAGAGCTCGAATAGGAGAGGCTTGGGTTGTCTTCACAAGCATGAAGAAGTCACTTTGGAATAGATATGAAATTAGTGTCAAGACAAAGATCTAAATGGATATCTGGGTGGGTTGGGGCGTTAGCTTTCAtgacttttgtttttgttaaaatttctaGATACCAGTATAAGTACTGATAGTTTCCAATCTTTTGGGAATTACTTTTTTGACCACCCCTCAACTAGAAAGTCTTTCAGCTGACATAGTAGTGTGGGGGATGACTCATACATCTCTGCTGAGATGTCATCCTCTCTGAgggttttgttatttttcatgtttttcagtGCCAACGGAACATCAGCAAATGACGGTGGCTGTAGATCTATCTGGTTGGTTTCCTTCAGTGCATTCTGGAAATCTGGTGGATCACACAAAGCGTTGGGGTATTAAGGCTCAGAGAAATGTTCTTTTCATCTCTTAAGGTGGTCTTTTTGTGTCTGAATAAGGCTGCCCATTTTGTCTTTTAGTGAGTCTGTGGAGATGGGCAACTTGCCTGTCGCTTCCCTCAGCAGCTTGAATGTTTTCCTTAGGTTATGCGATTCTGCTGCTTGTTGCATATCAGAAGCCATTTGTTACCAAAATTTCTCCCTGTCACTATGAGTTAACTGCTTCACCAGCTTACGAGCATTTTTAGAGGCTCTTTAGGGATATTGAAAAGGGGTTGTTTGTTTTCCATTAGCTCAATTGTTTTGTCCAAGATCCAGAGCATTTGTTTCCTCTTGGTGTGACAAAGAACCTTTTCAACAACCTCTTGAGTCAGGACTTTAGGCTTGTGCCATCTGTTTTCGATGTCAGTGAAATCATTAAGGGCCTGAAATCGGTTGTTATGCTGTAGCTCAAAATCTTCCTTGATTTGTAGACTCAGTAGTTTTGATACATCAAACCTATTGGCCTTTATCTTTTTTGTGGGTGCTTAGTCTCTGGCCGAAATTACAACGAGAGGAGAGTGATTGGAGTCGTTTATTTAGCCTGTATCTGCAACTCTGTAAACACTTGCATCCATACGTAAGCTACTCCAATGTCTTCTGACAAGGAAGTGGTCAATCTGAGCTTTGGTGAAAACGTTGTTAGATCTTCAGGTCACAAGATGGAGCTTCTGGTGCTCGAACTGGATGTTCACCAGACATTGGTTATTATGTTTGGTAGGCTTAGCAGCCTCTCCTCGTTCTGGGATCTATCTCTGATAATATAACGTTCAATCCCTCCTTCAGTGTTTGCATCTGATTTACCAACCCTTGCGTTAAAGTCACCAGCAACAAATAGTATGTTGCTTCCTAAGACAGAGTCAAGTATTCTCTGCAGCTCAAAGTAGAACACATCTTTGGTGTCATCAGGACTATCTCTGATAGGCGTGTAGACAGACAATGTAGTCACGTTACTAATCCGGCCTTTCAGTCTCAAGGCAGAGATTCTTGCTGACACTGGTTGCCAAGAGATGATAGCTGATGCAGCAATTGGGTTCAGAAGTAATCCGACTCTATGGAGAGTGCTTCCATCAGTCAGTCCAGAGTTGCAAAATTCATATGTTTCTAAGTCTGAGAGGTCAATTGATTTGGTCAGTATGTTGTTCAATCTAGTCTCAGAAAGGCAACGTATATTGAGAAcatactttttcattttattagcaAGGAGCATCTGAGTTGATTCGGAATTGCAACTTCTTACGATCCAAGAACAAACTTTAAGTTTTTGGTGGAGATGATTAGCCCATTTCTTGAATCAGGCATCATCCAAGTCAGCTACTGTAGACGCCATAGTATTGATCTCTGTCTCTAGATCTTCTGTATTCATTATtgtttcatggaaattttattgACCAGCAGCTCCCCTAGCTTCTTGCGCCCTGTTGTGTTAGCTGTTCTGCTGGTTGGGCTAGGCAACCAGCAGAATGTTTCAACATTCTACCGCAATGAGGTGCAACTTATGGCTCTCATCTAGCTTCACAAGGGACAGAAGTGTGAATAATAGCTACGATGTCCCAACCTTAGCTTGGGGCACCTGAGCTCTATCAGGCCCTATTTCCCCCTAGGATAAAGGAAATTCTTCCTTTATTAAGCCCAGTATATTAGTGATAACAAGAATAAATGAAAGTCatatttgaatttgaaattcGATTCTGATCCATCCGTTTTGAGCGAGCTGAGCTAACACTCAACACATTAGCCAgcttggaaaaacaatccatgaTGGGCTATAATAAATGAGggtgaaaataataaattcaacATGTTCAGATTGTTCAATACTTCCATAACTGAAAACATGTTACCGCCCTTACTATATAAGTTGGCTAATTATATCTTAAATAGAGAGTAAAGATTGAAgtggaaaacagaaaaataaatggaGCCTTCTCTAGATCTTAATTGGAGTGGATTAAAGAAAATGCTGAGATGATGCTCCAAATGCTGAGATGtattttctcaaacacaattcAAGTTATAGATGAAGTAAATGATTTCcttcttcacaaaaaaataatagtctaTAATCAGCTTTATAAACAGGTTTAGATTCAGATTAGGATATTGGACGGTCAGTGCAAAATAGGGCTCAAGTGTGAAATTGGGCTTACAAAGAAAACACTGATAGGGGTCCAGTATTATAAGTAAATTGTTACCAAAAGGAGGATTCTTTGGGTTAAGAATACAATACTATGGAATGTAAAGTCTTGCATACTCAATACAAAATGGGACTGTCCCAGATTTCAAGTGGGTTTTACCGTGTTAATCCTTCCCTATTAACATCTTCAAGTTCAACTTCCCTTAACTCAATAGGCTGCTTATATTTTACTAACTAATACGAGCTTTTAAAATAGCCCCTTTTCCAATGTGAGAGGAGCTGTCTTCCCATGCTAACTCATTAGCTTAGAATAGTCATATCTATAGATCTTTATGAGTCACTAAGTTGGTTGAAAATTGCTCATTAGCATTCATACTCTGTTGCTACAAAACAGCAAATACTTAAGTTGCAATCCCATTTCATAGTTTAAACAAGTGTCAATTCGAAACTATTGAGGAGGGGTAAGTAAAATGTTGCTTTTTAAAACCTAGAAGGATGCAGAtttgctattatttttaatttgtcaaaGAGAATTTCTCAGAGAATACACCCGAAAATAATAGTTTtcaaactttaagaaaaaataggGCACACAAACACTCTCCTCCCCCTTCCTTATTTAAGACCTCTGAATTCCAGTTCCCATTCAAAAGGGTCAATTTTTATTGACGATCTATTACCATGGACTGTTTAcaagttccagttccaaaatttGTATACAGGGTATATAAACAGCCAATTGGTCCTTTCACCCCCTTTAATCCCCAAAAAGTATCTTCGGATAATAAAAAATCCTTTGTTCTCATCTGTAATCAAATTCTGGAAATAAAGAACTCTTCCTATGAATTAAAAACCAGTAATCCCAATAAAATCTCTTAATTCAATTGATAAGTTTTGAGAATTACGCATACTTCAGCTATCTATCTCCAGCAGCTTAAGGCCAATAGGCCATTCGGTACCAATATTTTTCTTCCCACCTATTCCTGCACACTCTAAAACAAATGATGGGTAACCCCTTTTTGTTGTCTTCATTATTCATTAGTAATCACTCATCAATTTGTCTACTCTTTGCCATTCCTCGAATTACTTTTGTTGAAGTAGAAGCCTTAAAACCTTTCTATCAATGTTACAAGGCAGGTTAGAATTCAGGATTGTAGTGTAGGTGTGGGGTAGGTTAGCCATGAAGCACAGGTGCTTAAGGGAAAGTCTCCAGACTGAGTGGCGTACAGTCAAATAAGACATGCTGGATAGTTTCATCAGTTGAGAAGCAGACATGGTATAGAGGGAGTGATGTAACttcctattaaataaaaaactattgatAAGAAGGGCTTCTGATTTCAGACAGTAATATAGCACTGTGTGTAATTtagtatgaaaaaaagaaaaaatcgatTTACTGTGATCAACATT includes:
- the LOC136036820 gene encoding uncharacterized protein LOC136036820, whose translation is MSLQLQESELLMAKRWNFTLRQGSNPGWPVFPALFNYIIEWIIANLLYTYKGFVVGQREDNPIALIDLNFADNVDLMSISLAELQKKVNDVSCTSKKAGLMISKSKTKVMKANAPNHPDIHLEGETIETIK